One genomic window of Quercus robur chromosome 6, dhQueRobu3.1, whole genome shotgun sequence includes the following:
- the LOC126689262 gene encoding uncharacterized protein LOC126689262, translating to MDHRISTEEGSIHLKISELQKLSETFSSGATIFEPQGGIEMRESSNADSMSPTTTTPAIRAPEKKLTLFALQLAVLEKAATGLGTLGFIWATVVLLGGFAITLDKTDFWFITIILLIEGTRIFSRSHELEWQHQATWSIADAGINSFRALRSSSHFLIRTVKAFFRPILAVQKPSQHTRELTRTIDAASPRFREHHRMPTRTWKSSDVPLLPFSQWVFLSRNVSKLLHWLQIISALACVVLSLMKLIKHNYGEVEKGDTDKRNRQSALTIFYALALAEALLFLTEKAYWEWKVIYQKLLDEVHKECEFGPSGIISIRRFFYDAYSRCLNGSIFDGLKMDMVTFAMDLLDSTSPDEQLIGVRILQQFAMHERFSSDTLQKIGINISVIERLVEMLNWTDPQDEEIRRSAAEILSKLAGKKQNSLRVAGIPGAMESISSLLQTNRSNSGAADEIGEKNIIFDHANYGFWTFNHLGLLILKKLARNHDNCGKIGNTRGLLPKIIDFTHAGERLLKDENVAASQILTVKRSLQLVKMLASTTGSTGRHLRKEISEIVFTISNIRDILRYGGKYPMLQKLAIDILTSLALEEDATQRIGGTGGVMKELFNIFFKEEVPESQIHVRIAAGEALTMLALESRSNCYHILKLHVLERLIGALEVPLLRESAARILRNLCAFSGEDYFNQLKGVKVAAPTVLQAIMSEENKLQEVMVGLAAHVFKFMTSEEARIMFDKAGITEVGLASKLVQILKKHQYPPIKTPRIRRFAIELVIWMMRDKATNVCIFKDLEMEMVLENVLETTAELESFNIFSGTVGLSRHSTTIHSLAEIVLKLLADK from the exons ATGGATCATAGGATATCCACAGAAGAAGGAAGCATTCATCTGAAGATTTCTGAGCTTCAAAAGCTCAGTGAAACATTCAGTTCAGGTGCCACAATTTTTGAACCTCAGGGGGGTATTGAGATGAGAGAGAGTAGCAATGCAGATTCTATGTCTcctacaacaacaacaccaGCAATTCGTGCACCCGAAAAGAAGCTTACCCTCTTCGCTCTACAGCTTGCAGTTCTTGAGAAGGCAGCTACAGGCCTAGGAACTCTTGGTTTCATCTGGGCAACTGTTGTTCTTCTAGGTGGCTTTGCCATCACATTGGATAAAACCGACTTCTGGTTCATTACAATCATCTTGTTGATCGAGGGGACTCGAATATTCAGCAGGAGTCATGAACTTGAGTGGCAACACCAAGCCACATGGTCGATTGCTGATGCTGGAATCAACAGCTTCAGGGCATTGAGGTCCAGCTCACACTTCCTCATTCGAACAGTAAAAGCATTTTTCCGGCCAATTCTTGCAGTGCAGAAACCAAGTCAACATACTAGAGAATTAACCAGGACAATTGATGCAGCAAGTCCTCGATTTAGAGAGCACCACAGAATGCCAACTCGGACGTGGAAAAGCTCAGATGTTCCTCTTCTTCCATTTAGTCAATGGGTTTTCCTCTCAAGAAATGTCAGCAAGCTTCTCCATTGGCTCCAAATTATATCTGCATTAGCCTGTGTGGTCCTCTCATTGATGAAGCTCATCAAGCATAACTACGGGGAGGTAGAAAAAGGAGACACTGACAAGAGGAATCGGCAATCTGCTCTGACTATATTCTATGCCTTGGCATTAGCAGAAGCATTGCTGTTTCTAACGGAGAAAGCTTACTGGGAGTGGAAGGTCATCTACCAAAAACTGTTGGATGAAGTGCATAAGGAATGCGAGTTTGGACCTTCAGGTATAATTTCAATCAGAAGATTCTTCTATGATGCCTATTCAAGATGTTTAAATGGAAGCATTTTTGATGGCTTGAAAATGGATATGGTTACTTTTGCTATGGATCTCTTGGATTCAACTTCCCCTGATGAGCAGCTCATTGGAGTTAGAATTCTTCAACAATTTGCAATGCATGAGCGGTTTTCTAGTGACACCCTTCAAAAAATAGGGATAAATATATCAGTGATAGAGAGGTTAGTTGAGATGTTGAATTGGACAGACCCACAAGATGAAGAGATCAGGCGATCAGCTGcagaaatattgtcaaaacTAGCTGGCAAAAAGCAAAACTCCCTCCGGGTTGCTGGCATTCCTGGTGCTATGGAATCAATATCATCTCTACTCCAAACCAACAGAAGCAACAGTGGTGCAGCCGATGAAATTGGTGAAAAGAATATCATCTTTGACCACGCAAATTATGGATTCTGGACATTTAATCATTTAGGACTTCTTATCCTGAAGAAACTTGCACGCAACCATGATAACTGTGGAAAGATTGGAAATACAAGAGGCCTCCTACCAAaaatcatagatttcacccatgCTGGGGAGAGGTTGTTGAAGGATGAAAATGTTGCAGCGTCTCAGATTCTGACAGTGAAACGATCCCTGCAATTGGTGAAGATGCTGGCAAGCACAACTGGCTCTACAGGGAGACATCTCCGAAAAGAAATTTCTGAGATAGTTTTCACCATTAGCAACATCAGAGATATTCTACGGTATGGAGGGAAATACCCAATGCTGCAAAAACTTGCAATAGATATTTTAACAAGTCTTGCCCTGGAAGAGGATGCGACACAGAGGATTGGGGGCACAGGTGGAGTTATGAAGGAGTTGTTCAACATTTTCTTCAAAGAGGAAGTGCCAGAGAGTCAGATTCATGTAAGAATCGCTGCTGGAGAAGCACTGACGATGCTGGCTTTAGAAAGCAGAAGTAACTGTTATCATATTTTGAAACTGCATGTACTAGAAAGGCTTATAGGAGCATTGGAAGTACCATTGCTTCGTGAAAGTGCTGCAAGAATTTTAAGAAACTTGTGCGCCTTCAGTGGTGAAGATTACTTCAACCAGCTAAAGGGAGTAAAAGTTGCAGCACCAACA GTGCTTCAAGCAATCATGTCAGAAGAGAACAAACTACAAGAAGTGATGGTTGGACTAGCAgcacatgtttttaaattcaTGACTTCTGAGGAGGCAAGAATCATGTTTGACAAAGCTGGAATTACTGAGGTTGGATTGGCTAGTAAATTAGTCCAGATTCTGAAAAAGCACCAATATCCACCAATCAAGACTCCGAGAATAAGGAGGTTTGCCATTGAGTTGGTGATATGGATGATGAGAGACAAGGCAACAAATGTATGTATATTCAAGGATCTGGAGATGGAGATGGTGCTGGAGAATGTCTTGGAGACTACAGCAGAGCTTGAAAGCTTCAATATTTTCTCTGGGACAGTTGGACTTAGCCGGCACAGCACTACAATCCACTCACTGGCTGAAATTGTTTTGAAGCTATTGGCAGACAAGTAA
- the LOC126689261 gene encoding elongation factor Tu, mitochondrial-like: MASVAIRSRSITISSPNAKHFLSLPPHSSSRPLGSTHFSLLDSSFGNATDCFLSFCRFMATFTRTKPHINVGTIGHVDHGKTTLTAAITKVLAEEGKAKAIAFDQIDKAPEEKKRGITIATAHVEYETTKRHYAHVDCPGHADYGKNMITGAAQMDGGILVVSAPVGPMPQTKEHILLARQVGVPSLVCFLNKVDAVDDLELLEIVEMELRELLNFYKFPGDEIPIVRGSALSALQGTNEELGKKAILKLMDAVDQYIADPVRQLDKPFLMPIEDVFSIQGRWTVVTGRVEQGTIKVGEEVEVLGLMQGGPLKTTVTGVEMFKKILDHGQAGDNVGLLLRGLKRDDVQRGMVISKPGAVKTYKKFEAEIYVLTKDEGGRHTAFFSNYMPQFYMRTADITGKVELPESVKMVMPGDNVTATFELMAPVPLEAGQRFALREGGRTVGAGVVSKVIG; the protein is encoded by the exons ATGGCCTCAGTCGCTATCCGAAGCCGTAGTATTACTATTAGTAGCCCCAACGCCAAGCACTTTCTCTCACTCCCACCCCACTCTTCTTCTCGTCCACTCGGTTCCACCCATTTCTCTTTACTCGACTCATCGTTTGGAAATGCCACCGATTGCTTCCTGTCGTTTTGCCGCTTCATGGCCACATTTACTCGAAC AAAGCCCCACATAAATGTGGGGACCATCGGGCATGTAGATCATGGAAAAACAACATTGACAGCTGCAATTACAAAG GTGCTAGCGGAAGAAGGCAAAGCCAAGGCTATTGCCTTTGATCAGATTGACAAGGCTcctgaggagaagaagagaggaaTAACTATTGCTACT GCCCATGTGGAGTATGAGACTACTAAGCGACACTATGCTCATGTTGATTGTCCAGGACATGCAGATTATGGTAAA AACATGATCACTGGTGCTGCTCAAATGGATGGGGGCATTCTGGTGGTATCTGCTCCTGTCGGGCCCATGCCACAGACGAAGGAACATATTCTGCTTGCTCGTCAG GTTGGTGTGCCATCGTTAGTGTGCTTTCTCAATAAAGTGGATGCTGTGGATGATCTGGAGTTACTTGAAATTGTGGAAATGGAGCTTCGTG AGTTGCTCAACTTCTACAAATTTCCTGGGGATGAAATCCCAATTGTCCGAGGTTCAGCTTTGTCTGCCTTACAGGGGACAAATGAAGAACTCGGGAAGAAGGCTATTTTAAAACTGATGGATGCTGTGGATCAATACATAGCTGATCCTGTGCGCCAGCTTGACAAGCCTTTCTTAATGCCAATAGAAGATGTTTTTTCGATTCAG GGACGCTGGACTGTTGTAACTGGTCGTGTTGAACAAGGTACCATCAAAGTTGGTGAGGAGGTTGAAGTATTGGGTTTGATGCAG GGTGGACCTTTGAAGACTACAGTGACTGGTGTGGAGATGTTCAAGAAGATCTTAGATCATGGGCAG GCTGGTGACAATGTGGGTCTTCTTCTGCGTGGTTTAAAACGTGATGATGTACAACGAGGGATG GTAATCTCCAAACCTGGTGCGGTGAAAACATATAAGAAGTTTGAGGCAGAGATTTATGTCCTAACAAAAGATGAAGGTGGCCGTCATACTGCTTTCTTCTCAAATTATATGCCTCAATTTTACATGAGGACTGCAGATATAACTGGGAAGGTGGAACTACCTGAAAGCGTAAAGATGGTGATGCCTGGTGATAATGTGACTGCAACTTTTGAGCTAATGGCACCTGTTCCTCTTGAAGCAG GACAAAGATTTGCTTTGAGAGAAGGTGGTAGAACAGTTGGTGCAGGGGTTGTCTCAAAAGTAATTGGGTGA
- the LOC126689260 gene encoding uncharacterized protein LOC126689260 isoform X2: MGTAYFLHSGCRADASEAAIILLPSNITVFTLDFSGSGLSGGEHVTLGWNEKDDLRAVVDYLRADGNVSLIGLWGRSMGAVTSLMYGAEDPSIAGMVLDSPFSDLVDLMMELVDTYKIRLPKFTVKLAIQYMRRAIQKKAKFDITELNTIKVAKSSFVPVLVGHAIDDDFIRPHHSDRIFEVYMGDKNIIKFEGDHNSPRPQFYFDSINIFFHNVLQPPEDEVGGVFFDSMDDYIGKGSWRNVREAYKHESSLASKEPATSSTSDSIKLLRPKRPMSRTEVPSSFPSKDDQSDDTDLTNDDDQSSTSSKMISFELSNGHPIGPHVPTTSDDDQYVEYPLDDFTGFPCNVEEEERMFMEAVIESLKDLEMRRPEAGEPPSVSSSSVKPVHKDDQEASPTERCEPLKAESTSTSVEHCEPSKAESNNTSVINAQNLASEHPSPDIGLGPASDATSSCMETASTGTSARSDTSASIQSSTDADMSASTIATLTVERNPASHIMDGLMRRWDLNFFRNSHNR; the protein is encoded by the exons ATGGGAACAG CATATTTTCTTCACAGTGGGTGCAGGGCCGATGCTAGTGAGGCTGCTATAATTTTGTTGCCCTCAAACATTACAGTTTTCACTCTTGATTTCTCTGGATCTGGACTGTCTGGAGGAGAGCACGTCACCCTGGGGTGGAACGAA AAGGACGATCTAAGGGCTGTGGTTGATTATTTGAGGGCAGATGGAAATGTCTCTTTGATAGGCTTGTGGGGACGTTCGATGGGCGCTGTTACTAG CCTAATGTATGGAGCTGAGGATCCTTCAATTGCTGGAATGGTTCTTGATAGTCCCTTCTCTGATTTGGTTGACTTGATGATGGAACTGGTGGATACCTACAAAATACGTCTACCCAAGTTCACC GTGAAACTCGCAATTCAATACATGCGAAGAGCTATCCAGAAAAAGGCAAAGTTTGACATAACGGAACTGAACACCATTAAG GTGGCAAAGTCTAGCTTCGTTCCAGTTTTAGTAGGACATGCCATTGATGATGATTTCATACGCCCCCATCACTCAGATCGTATATTTGAAGTTTATATG GGGGACAAAAACATTATCAAATTTGAGGGAGATCATAATTCTCCACGCCCTCAATTCTACTTTGattctataaatatatttttccacAATGTTTTGCAACCTCCAGAGGATGAAGTGGGGGGAGTGTTTTTTGATTCTATGGATGATTACATCGGTAAG GGTAGTTGGAGAAATGTGCGAGAAGCTTACAAGCATGAATCTTCGCTTGCATCAAAAG AACCAGCAACAAGCAGCACATCAGATTCCATTAAACTACTCCGACCTAAAAGACCTATGAGCAGGACAGAG GTTCCTTCTAGTTTCCCGTCTAAAGATGATCAATCTGATGATACG GATTTAACGAATGATGACGATCAGAGCTCAACATCTTCTAAAATGATTAGCTTTGAATTATCAAATGGCCATCCTATTGGCCCCCATGTTCCAACTACTTCGGATGATGATCAGTATGTAGAATATCCGCTTGATGACTTTACAGGTTTTCCATGCAATGTGGAGGAGGAAGAAAGG ATGTTCATGGAAGCAGTGATTGAATCATTAAAAGACTTGGAAATGAGACGTCCCGAAGCAGGAGAACCGCCTAGTGTTAGCTCTAGTTCTGTAAAACCTGTTCATAAAGATGACCAGGAGGCTTCTCCTACAGAGCGTTGTGAGCCCTTAAAGGCAGAATCCACTTCCACTTCAGTTGAGCATTGTGAACCTTCAAAAGCAGAATCCAACAACACTTCAGTGATCAATGCCCAAAATTTGGCATCTGAGCATCCATCTCCTGATATAGGTTTGGGACCTGCATCTGATGCTACTTCATCTTGCATGGAAACTGCAAGCACAGGGACTTCTGCTCGTAGTGATACTTCAGCAAGCATACAGAGCTCCACAGATGCTGACATGTCAGCCAGTACAATAGCCACATTAACTGTTGAACGGAACCCAGCGAGCCATATTATGGATGGTTTGATGCGTCGTTGGGATCTCAACTTTTTCCGAAACAGTCACAATCGATGA
- the LOC126689263 gene encoding guanylate kinase 3, chloroplastic, giving the protein MFRKILFPSPPPILFFPFKFSSFPKHRTLLSLSPNIIPHAPLRFFCLTSPMSTDSRALRTVSIPAADVADRSDLIRALETSLGSHFSSDPIVPTPSPLIVVISGPSGVGKDAVINRLTELRRNLHFVVTCTSRAKRPGETEGKDYYFVTKEQFLRMVDQDELLEHALVYGEYKGIPKKQVRDLMGKGYDVVLRVDIQGAETLRRVLGQKAVFVFLTAESEAKMVERLVDRRTERKEELLVRIATAREEVKRVSSFDYVVVNREGELEKAVQTVEAIIDAEKAKVRQRNAVL; this is encoded by the coding sequence ATGTTCCGTAAAAtccttttcccctctccccctccaattctcttttttcccttcaaattttCCTCATTTCCCAAACACAGGACATTACTATCCTTGTCCCCAAACATCATCCCCCACGCTCCCCTCCGTTTTTTCTGCCTAACCTCACCAATGTCGACCGACTCTCGCGCCCTCCGCACCGTGTCCATTCCGGCCGCCGACGTGGCCGACCGCTCCGACCTGATTCGGGCCCTGGAGACCTCGCTCGGGTCGCATTTCAGCTCCGACCCGATCGTCCCGACTCCGAGCCCGCTGATAGTCGTCATCAGCGGCCCCAGCGGCGTCGGCAAGGACGCCGTGATAAACCGCCTGACGGAGCTCCGCCGGAACCTCCACTTCGTCGTGACCTGCACGAGCCGCGCCAAGCGGCCGGGCGAGACCGAAGGGAAAGACTACTACTTCGTGACGAAGGAGCAGTTTCTGAGGATGGTGGATCAGGACGAGCTGCTGGAGCACGCGCTGGTGTACGGCGAGTACAAGGGGATTCCGAAGAAGCAGGTGAGGGATCTCATGGGGAAAGGCTACGACGTGGTGCTGAGGGTAGATATCCAGGGCGCCGAGACGCTGCGGCGGGTCCTGGGCCAGAAGGCGGTGTTCGTGTTTCTGACGGCGGAGAGCGAGGCGAAGATGGTGGAGAGATTGGTGGACAGGAGGACGGAGAGGAAAGAGGAGTTGCTCGTGAGGATCGCCACCGCGAGAGAGGAGGTTAAGCGCGTTTCGAGTTTCGATTATGTGGTTGTTAACAGGGAAGGGGAGTTGGAGAAGGCGGTGCAGACGGTGGAGGCGATTATCGATGCCGAAAAGGCCAAGGTGCGGCAGCGGAATGCCGTCCTGtaa
- the LOC126689260 gene encoding uncharacterized protein LOC126689260 isoform X1: MEQLISFIIRPPRAEYDPQNDLLDQEFMLKGKWFQRKDLEIKNSRGDDLQCSHYMPIVSPEGKPLPCVIYCHGNSGCRADASEAAIILLPSNITVFTLDFSGSGLSGGEHVTLGWNEKDDLRAVVDYLRADGNVSLIGLWGRSMGAVTSLMYGAEDPSIAGMVLDSPFSDLVDLMMELVDTYKIRLPKFTVKLAIQYMRRAIQKKAKFDITELNTIKVAKSSFVPVLVGHAIDDDFIRPHHSDRIFEVYMGDKNIIKFEGDHNSPRPQFYFDSINIFFHNVLQPPEDEVGGVFFDSMDDYIGKGSWRNVREAYKHESSLASKEPATSSTSDSIKLLRPKRPMSRTEVPSSFPSKDDQSDDTDLTNDDDQSSTSSKMISFELSNGHPIGPHVPTTSDDDQYVEYPLDDFTGFPCNVEEEERMFMEAVIESLKDLEMRRPEAGEPPSVSSSSVKPVHKDDQEASPTERCEPLKAESTSTSVEHCEPSKAESNNTSVINAQNLASEHPSPDIGLGPASDATSSCMETASTGTSARSDTSASIQSSTDADMSASTIATLTVERNPASHIMDGLMRRWDLNFFRNSHNR, translated from the exons ATGGAACAACTCATCAGCTTTATTATTCGGCCACCCAG AGCTGAATACGATCCACAAAATGATTTATTAGATCAAGAGTTCATGCTGAAAGGGAAATGGTTTCAGAGGAAAGATCTTGAG ATTAAAAACAGTCGGGGAGATGATCTTCAGTGTAGTCATTACATGCCTATTGTTAGTCCTGAAGGAAAGCCTCTGCCCTGTGTGATATACTGCCATGGGAACAG TGGGTGCAGGGCCGATGCTAGTGAGGCTGCTATAATTTTGTTGCCCTCAAACATTACAGTTTTCACTCTTGATTTCTCTGGATCTGGACTGTCTGGAGGAGAGCACGTCACCCTGGGGTGGAACGAA AAGGACGATCTAAGGGCTGTGGTTGATTATTTGAGGGCAGATGGAAATGTCTCTTTGATAGGCTTGTGGGGACGTTCGATGGGCGCTGTTACTAG CCTAATGTATGGAGCTGAGGATCCTTCAATTGCTGGAATGGTTCTTGATAGTCCCTTCTCTGATTTGGTTGACTTGATGATGGAACTGGTGGATACCTACAAAATACGTCTACCCAAGTTCACC GTGAAACTCGCAATTCAATACATGCGAAGAGCTATCCAGAAAAAGGCAAAGTTTGACATAACGGAACTGAACACCATTAAG GTGGCAAAGTCTAGCTTCGTTCCAGTTTTAGTAGGACATGCCATTGATGATGATTTCATACGCCCCCATCACTCAGATCGTATATTTGAAGTTTATATG GGGGACAAAAACATTATCAAATTTGAGGGAGATCATAATTCTCCACGCCCTCAATTCTACTTTGattctataaatatatttttccacAATGTTTTGCAACCTCCAGAGGATGAAGTGGGGGGAGTGTTTTTTGATTCTATGGATGATTACATCGGTAAG GGTAGTTGGAGAAATGTGCGAGAAGCTTACAAGCATGAATCTTCGCTTGCATCAAAAG AACCAGCAACAAGCAGCACATCAGATTCCATTAAACTACTCCGACCTAAAAGACCTATGAGCAGGACAGAG GTTCCTTCTAGTTTCCCGTCTAAAGATGATCAATCTGATGATACG GATTTAACGAATGATGACGATCAGAGCTCAACATCTTCTAAAATGATTAGCTTTGAATTATCAAATGGCCATCCTATTGGCCCCCATGTTCCAACTACTTCGGATGATGATCAGTATGTAGAATATCCGCTTGATGACTTTACAGGTTTTCCATGCAATGTGGAGGAGGAAGAAAGG ATGTTCATGGAAGCAGTGATTGAATCATTAAAAGACTTGGAAATGAGACGTCCCGAAGCAGGAGAACCGCCTAGTGTTAGCTCTAGTTCTGTAAAACCTGTTCATAAAGATGACCAGGAGGCTTCTCCTACAGAGCGTTGTGAGCCCTTAAAGGCAGAATCCACTTCCACTTCAGTTGAGCATTGTGAACCTTCAAAAGCAGAATCCAACAACACTTCAGTGATCAATGCCCAAAATTTGGCATCTGAGCATCCATCTCCTGATATAGGTTTGGGACCTGCATCTGATGCTACTTCATCTTGCATGGAAACTGCAAGCACAGGGACTTCTGCTCGTAGTGATACTTCAGCAAGCATACAGAGCTCCACAGATGCTGACATGTCAGCCAGTACAATAGCCACATTAACTGTTGAACGGAACCCAGCGAGCCATATTATGGATGGTTTGATGCGTCGTTGGGATCTCAACTTTTTCCGAAACAGTCACAATCGATGA